The genomic stretch ctcgtatcccttggcaaccaatttttgtgtgtTCTTCTTACAATTGACTTTAcgtaactctgttgagaaaaaaaatcacttgtaccccttggcttcttacccccTCAAATATATATAGCCTACGCTTCGAACCATGTGGCATATATGGCCCTTTCGAGAACAATCTCTCGGCTCTAGGGGTGCTTGGAACTCAACCTATACAAGGATATAGTCCAAAGTGAAGTGAGCGTTCGACATGTTAAAGGAAGGAGAATTCAGAAGGCGaatagacggagaggaaaaggaacgaggaaaATAAGACTtgatgggcgaggagaggaaacatTTAGAGGAGATAATGAGACCGTGGGTTTGGATGGTGCGAGCAATAATGTAAGCAGATTGCGGATGCTGGGAACTGTTATAGAAGGAAGCTAAGcagggaaggggaaggaagagaatagaatttatagatGGAATGAGTGAAAgagagtagaccttattgtgaatttaagagggaagtccaaatTGGATGGGCAGCCTGGGTAATCTCAGAAACACTCCATGAACAACTTCCATCACCATCATTGTTGAAGGTATTCCATTGGTTTGTATAGGTTCCAATAGAATTTTGCGAACTACCGAGCCTGTCTCCCCTTCAGgcttgtacttccctcttcaattcactataaggccaactcttttcattctatttatcaatcgaattcttttccttcatctttCCCGTTAATCCCGAAGTCTACCATACAACACAACTTCTCCTGTCCGCTTTGATTCCAAGCTCCATCCAGACCGTCGTGTTGGTCTCCTTCGCATCTCATTTAGAAGTTTCCCTATTAGGTAGAATGGTTTTAATAATAACTGCAACTGCTATACTATGGATGGAGGCATAAGGGGCTATTTCACGTGGAAACATTTTTGCGTTTGCGCGATATTGATCGTTTGCACCGTGAAATTTTGATGGTGAACATGCTTACGCATCTACATGCGCTTGTTAATGCATCGTAAGAACACGATTTTAGAGGAATGATGGATGGCGCCCAGCacactttataatttaatattgccTCAACTGTATCGAAATGTTTGAGATGCAGAGAAAGGTTCGCTAGGGGCTACTCTGTGCATCATTAAAGGTTTCCGACTGTCTTGGGGGAAAAGAGTGTCTCACTTGCTATTCCTCCAACGGCTTCTACACAATGTCTCAACAtcttaataattacattttggaGTAAAACCatgattgaatattattttttaaatcctgaaagttcgaagtgaaatttattttccaagttGCACCTTATCCTTTGAAAATTTCAGTGTGATATGTTTAGTATTCatggtgtggtatggtattttgaggaggcgatcgacagctgagatcatttgcgccattagcGAAGGGTATGAGAGGAAgggtgtggagagaaacccgatcTCGGGATTGGCCTGCTCGTAACGAAAGACGCCGAAGGGACCACgactaaacgtcccatccgacggacggagtgttccgCTTCCGAATCCTTGGATCCGAGCCcacggattcaaatcccggccaACATTgtaaccaccacaccaactcgatcccgcTAAGTATTCATTCATGCATGTAAATCCTCACAGAATAGGACAACATATGACCGATTGATTGGAGGTGATATGTCGTCTTAAAGTGAAAGGAGGACATAGGTAAAAGAGCTTATTGAGCTAAATTTTTGGCaaggatttaatttaatttttcaatattgctttTTCTGTGGAGCATTATTATTATGTAGCCACTTACCGTTCTCCCCCTCTGGTTCCCCCTCCTCGGCCTCCGTAGTCTCGTTCCTCTCCCCGCTCCCACCCCTCGGCTGGACCTtacccccttccccctcctcctcatcccccacctcctccccgcccccctcccctctcgGCCTCATCTGTCCGGAGAGGCGGAAGGCCGCGGCCGTCGCCGAAGTCATCCTCTGCACCCTCTTGCTCGTCATGCCATCTCcgtcctcctctcctcctccatcGTCGTCCTCCGACAGCCACCGGAAGTAGCCGGATGACCTGCCGAACAGGCACTTCCGGTCGAAGTCGGCTCCGAGAGGCCTAGGCCTCCCCGTCAGGCAAGAGTCGCACACGGTGTCCGACTTGGCCGTGCATGGGTGCGACTCGAAGAGCCCAGGGCCGCAGCGGGAACAGGGCCAGCACTCGGCCGTGGGGGAGTTGTGCGGGGAGTGGAAACCTATGTCGGGAAGACCAGAAATGATTAAAAGCGGGAAATTTGAAGGGAGAATAACGGAGCTTTTTGACAATTACGCCTTGAGGTGAATATAAACAGATCCCTCCTTAACACTTGCTAGGGGCATtaccagcgaaactgtcgtcattaGATATTGAACAACGCGGTGGAAAACCAGAAAAAATAACATAGTCTAACTGCTCACCGAAAGAACTTCTTATAAGTAGCCTGTATTAACATATGAAAATATCAGTTACGTACCAGCTCGCAGATAAATCTTTAAAGTCCGAGATGCAGAGACAGGTTGGCAAAGGTTTACACTGTGCGTAATTAAAGGTTCCCGGCTGTCTTTGTGGAATTGATGCACGGGAATAGAATTTTTTCATCTTGTTTATTCCATTCCACAGTTTttaaatattccaatattttaatttatttaatgttgaCCTATTCATTGGcgatttatttgtttaaaactaaaaaaaatatctgaaaaaatgtgGCTTAGGGTgtaaattggaaaagaaattttacctcaaactgttcaaaatttttataccttaaaaataatattaaattgataagtaattaattaaatattataatatacgCGTCAAAGGACATGTGTATGATTATGGGAACGGAGTTGGAATATTTTGgatgatttttttgtcttcagGTAATTACTGGAAGCCACATGTCAATGGTCCTTTGTCTGTTACCTCTGCTAATTTCATGATAACGGACAAAGGATCAGTGTCATGTGGCTTCCAGTAATTACctgaagacaaaaaaatcatcCAACATATTCCAAATACGCTCCCATGATCAGATACATAGCATAGCGCAAAATAGGCTAGATTATTTTCCCTAACGAGGTCTTCTTTCGTGTTAGAAGGAAAGAAACGTTGGCTGCTCTTACAATTGACGCGGGGAAACATAGCGCTCTTTTACATATGGACAACACCCGTGAAAGTATTAAGTAGCTTACCTGAGACTAAGTTACGTGACTACTCGAATCGGTTCATACTGaaccatttttaaaactttaatgtaATTGCTATTATATTTACTACTAATGATGATTTGATGGGAAATATTGATTAGTCTCATTATTAAAACGGGGTTTGTGTTCAAAAACTTAGGCTGTGAATTAAAATCCCTCCTTGGGAGTAGCAAGCATAATTTGACATTCGATACATGCCTACCCCGAACTTTATGCGTAGACATCTGGTCAGACATAGATCCATTATGTTATGACTTAATTACTCGCGTCCGGTCAAAACATAGATTAATATGTTCTAAGTGTATACGCGATCATAAAAGTTGATAGTATAGAACGATAAAAGTAAACTGTGAGATTACTTGGTGTGTTGCTACAATTGTAGACTGAATTACAGTTTTACTGATTgtaataattataactttttacctcttctattcttgaccttgtttaatacattttataatatttcttggagtttaggtgaATGTAAAACAAggtatagccaacgtttcgatttattttaaatcatcctaagggctatgaaagaaaaaacatgaacaatataaaatacaaagatgacaacgatatacaatatttttacataaaaatgttaagatcgcgttttttatacagtaatagaatttaaagtatacacttatatattttgtattttatattgttcatgttttttctttcatagccctaaggatgatttaaaataaatcgaatcgttggctataacttgttttacattgacctaaactccaagaaatattataaaatgtaataaaataattattacttgaTGCTCCGAAAAGGAGGCCATGTTCGTCGAAATCGGTTCAGTCTTACCTTTGGGGCAGGGTGCGCAAGCCGTATCCCACTGCGCGTCCGCGTTGTCCCCTCGTCCCCTAGGGTGGCACCTCGCGATCACTCCCCATCCCGGGGGGCACTTGGAGCACGGCACGTCGTTGCCCCCGGAGTGCCGCAATCTGTGGCGGTTGTGCGTGGGTGCGGCGGCGTGTCCCGCCCCAGGGTGCGGCTCCGGGCCGTGCCTCCCGTGGCCgaggtggtggtgatggtggtgcgGTGACTTGGTCGGGTGCCCAGGGAGTTGGTTCGTCCGTTCCGTGGTGACGGAGGCTAGTGTGACCTGGTTGAAAGAAATTCAGTATTATTATAattcgaaatgaaaattaatgccaGTTTGTAGGAGAAAACGTGCAAAAGAAATCTTTAGGGAGTACTTAGCGTGAAATTTAGTTGTCACGATAAAATTTGCAGCGTTCCCAATGTGTTATACGAATTAGGATGGGAATTAAATCGATAGATTCGGCTTTAACTTAGTGAACATTTTTGCTCAATGATGATGAAcaacatttgtaaattttcacataatattttttatttggttagacgcgtttcgacgctaaggcgtcattctcaaaTGCACTCGGTAATCTAGAATGAAGGCTTAGCAAAAATTTctctgttttatatttatttaggatgggaatctttataGGAGCGTAGATCAAAGTATAGCCTAAATTTACTCAGTAAATTCGGTGAAGATATTTTCTTAGACGGCGTGAAACCTTCGCTTACCGTCGTACTATCgaagacgtgatcacgagaaaaataagtaaatagtATGCAAAACGAAGAGATTTAAAGGTTTATTCTTTCCTCAtatgctattaaaaatatgaatggtgtctccgtaaataaaattaaaatgcgccACTTGCTAGACGACGATTCATTGCATGttcttatttttccattgttctaatcttgcatggatttactctaggaattactaaccgttggcatGCTTTTGCCTTTGAATGACAGTACACGTGTTTATTGCTATTTTGCGTAACATTTTTTGATCGTGTGGTGTATATTTGGGGATCCTCGCTAATACTGCAGGATGGTGATTGGTCATTCCCGTGCCAAACGCCctataataatgatatttataataatattgtttattgttcttggaAATTGTCCATTTAAAGCATATTGGGTTTATACTATACAATAGAGCTCACAATACACAAATTAAAGAATTTACAATGGGGAAATATAGGGATGTGCggaagggcgtacccaggatcaaaactagagggggcaagccgtggtcgttcatgTTGTAGCGCAGAAAAGGTTacggaaacaaaaatttcaagaaaaattgtaacagtgatttattagtttttttaaattatttgcctgaagaaaattattttaattacatatttcataCTGCTATCACTTGtcttgtatttaaagaaaatttgttcacaactttcgttttgaactatatttacttttgcttctagtggacaagggggaggggggttggcATTGGGGTAGCCACGAATTTCGTCcgtgggggtccaaaaccggggtggaaattttttgaaaaaacagggtacttagagggttaaaaattaatttaaaattgcctGAAGATGATCAATCACATTAAGTTAATTTTGTAAGGAAGGAAGTTCTGCAAGGTATTTTTCAGGAAAGATGTGAAACCTTTCCCATGTTTCGTTATTTAGTGACATTCTCAAGGGATACTCttctcaaccaccatgtccagcactttgtcgccTACGCGTTACACTTTTTAACGCGTTAGGAACTCCAAAGCGGGTAATTAGCTCAGAAATCATCATTGAGCAGAAAGCATTCATTGAGCATTGAGCATCATGATTGAAAATTAGCAGttcataaatatttctcgggtgtTCTATATAGCATTTGGCAATCGAATCTATTTTTATAACGAAATGAAAGCTTTATCATTATCGGAGTGCGTGGTGGTTTAGGCCACAAATCGTTACTCTTTTTGTGGTATATCATCACGTGGATTTTTATTAAGATACTCGTCAATCAGCGTGATAAAGGTTGTAAGTGTTAAGTTTTAAGCAACTGACGGTGAGGTAAATGCATGTTCTGAAATGGCATTTGAAGTGCCTTACTCCAAAGCATCAATTCAATGACGGGAAATCATTCATCCACCGAGTAGGGTCTCCAGTACCCTTTGAGTAATTCAGCACTGGACCGAGAGCAATGGTTGTTGACCCGATCAGTTCCTTTCGCAGGTGCAGCTCATGTCCTAGGGAGTGAAACAATGGCGTTTGTGGGAATGTTCCACCGAAGAGTTCAGAGGTGCAGGCGACAACAGCATTACCTGGGCGCTAGACCGCGAAGGCCGTCTCTTGCCGGGAAGGCGAAATATTCTGGCTTGCTCACTCACGCGCTGCATTCCTGCAGAAGTAGCAACGCGTATTAATTCGTGCAATTCGTGACTTCGGCAAAATAGTTCTCTACTCTGGAGCCGCTTGAACTTCGTTTAGGTTGaacgtgatttttttaatcagttcACGCAAATGATgattttccaaaaacaaaaaaaaaatgctaCTGATGCTAAGTCTTCCTCGGTATTAATTCGTGCAATTCGTGACTTCGGCAAAATAGTTCTCCACTCTGGAGCCGCATGAACTTCGTTTTGGTTGaacgtgatttttttaatcaattcacGCAAATGATgattttccaaaaacaaaaaaaatgctacTGATGCTAAGTCTTCCACGGTGCGATGATAATGAAGGCTatattttccgggtttcaccgcgtcgccGTTGTGTTAGAGACAGcagtttttcctgcatttttttccGGCGAATTTACTTTTGGTGTATATAACATTATAATATTGCTTAGGATTAATTTTGATACCGGTTATGTTCACGAGATTCATTCATGTTCTAAgggatccaattttttttctagctAGCTACTCACCTGAAACCTAAAAAACGTGTTACTTCTCGACGTAATCTCCTTGCGGACGTACACATCTTTCACGATGCCGAGACGCCATGATTCCATGGCCGCGGCCAAGGCTTCTTTCGGAGTCCGTTTTGACCTCTGGTAAATCGCCTATATTGTTTAAGTTCGTTGTTACACCATGTTCTGCCTTCATTAAACTGTCGTGCCCACGAACGCACTGTCGCCtcatccataactccatcacCACATGTTTCCTTCAACTGTCCATGAATTTCAACTTGCGTCACGAGACGAAAATGCAGAAAACGAATGATTTCTCGCTGTTCGTTTAAGGAAAACGTCGTTTTTCCAAGTAtcttaaaaaattctcattctaGATGCTGTCGAAAGTATTCTATCCGGCCCATATTTCATCCATCTCTGTCACGCATTGACAAAGAGTGTGCGCTAATTTTACACAATACCTATACGCGGTCCTATTCGTTTCCAGTCGGTAGAAAAAAAATCGGAGGCCTCAGAACTTGAATACACCTCGTAGATGAAACTTCGCTTCTATTCTACATCACGAAAAGCGTTATAAATCTCTTCTTTCCattcaaaaaaaccatttttgtgACCGCTTTTCCCGCTTAACCGCATCGTTCCCATTAGCAGGGAGCTCGCTCTTTAAACACTTGCTTTGTTTTGGCTCGTAACTTTCTTTACCAGAAGTTCCTCTCCCCAGCGTTTATGTCGAGAACTTCTGCCTCCTTATTCTTCTCTATTCATCCCCAGAGAGTGTTGAAAATTGCTGATTAGATCTTCGCCCTTCCTGAATATAGATCACCCTTCAGTTACCGTCCTTACCCCATAGCCCTTTTTGCCTATCTACCGTGTATTTGACGATCAAAAGATCAATTTTGGCTATTTTTAGAGGCGACCGCGGAAATACCGGCGGTGAAACTCGACAGTCAACCACAAGTCCTCtgaaagacgaaaattttcggagtaaattttatttttcgcatcGTTATAGGCTCGAACCACTATACTATATTCAGCAGATTTTACACAAATTCGAACTGAATGTCCTTCGTAATCTGCATGCATAGGggtagttaaaaaattaaacttgcacaaaatgtacttcaatattgtggcaaaggaataattttttataattcaatgatAAATTATTGCTAGGGTTCATAGAAAGAATTAATCCGTGAACTACAAAGACACTGCAGAAAATGCTTGGGAAAACgatgcgattcgtcaaaaactgcaaccaGAGACCAGAGGGTGTTATACAACTTTTTCACCTAGGGAAACTCTGGAGTTTCGAAGGTTAGGTGATGGAGAAACTGGAGCAATTTAGGACGGATACATAACAGAATGATAACGAGAACATCATCATAGAACGGCTCTCTATTTCCTGGTCCAACAGAAATCCAAGGGATCTTTTTTTCCGAACAGATAGGCTTAGGAATACCTAGAAACAAAAAAGGACATGAATTAATGATGGGCTGTGGTGAAATCACCCTTTCCGCTCTGAGAACGTCAATGGTGttagccaatagggtagtttccttcatcaaagaaaccgaaaggcattaattgcgatttgttacccaccattactgatttcataatatacaaattatttcgttttacaaataccggtttagaagaatggcaatggtccatttttatcatcatttgaaaagggccagattggcgcccatgcgatgccactccacgtgacgtcacagggacctagtttctacacgagaggataggagttatacatcgtctgaggttaccaatgcatgcatgaggcacagagctcagggaaacatctcataataatcacacaatAAAACTggcgaaggtcggaaagttttcttcgtttgataaggtattaattaaccttttttaagccaagcgctaccatccagcaaggtactcagctacccgctagcatcctgcgtcctatcagcgctcagagcctcgatcaaggtcacctcacaaggcgggagggggaaccagaaatacgtcacacggagagatttccttacccgtcgcgttttcgcgcgcttgaaaattttcacttttcatttaatcgtgaaaaatagatatcgtcatttaaaaatctaaaagcgtgaaatacgtactccaggagtaataatcttccgatataggcaataaaaaaataataggaaaccaccctattcaacgtCGGCAGCGCGAGACACGACCCATCGGTAGACCCACGAAGAAATTATCTACTAATCTATAAAGTGTGAAACCCACTCCCGACCGTTGGCTggttctttcaaatttttgtggTGAACTAGACGAGACGGCAAAAATTCTTAGGattgaccccctctaaaatcgtctgaaattCTAGGAAAAACAgtagaaacactaaattttctatcaattGCAGTGTTGAAAACTGCTTCTATGTCATTACTTTTTGGTGGTCAaaagaatcgatttttcgaaaatttcatttttcgaaccAAGACCACGTggtacgtataaaatcgtttccggcttgattttgtggaagttcgatatatccatgataaaagaacgcCAATGATAATTTCGactcttttaattcaaaactcaacgaccgaccatggtttctgcACATTGAAAATTAACTCAATGCAAAAAAACTcactccttgaaaatgacacaatgagttgaaaccatggtccgttgttgagttttgaaataaaagtatggaaattaccatttgtgttattttatcatgtTATATACCACCAGtgtcgccgactccatggggcctgaggaggcccgagccccctcaaaaattcgttatgggcgtgaggaaaaaatgtgttaggcttgtcgattttccccggagtgttcagatatcgagattcgagttatcagggacTTAAGTGacatcatatgattcttctaaaatgcttaaaaaactttaaacgtactacttattaaatttcccggggcaagatccccggtttgggtccccccaatattttttgtaagtcggcatccctggatacCACGCGATACGTCGGAGAACCAATTTTCAGAGCGATCGGAGCTCTtttaattttgcgaaaaatttcGTAAATTATCTCGAAAATGGAGGGAGTTACGGAGCTGCGTCATAGGGTTCAACAAAAAATGTAAGGACTGGCAGAGAGTAATTCAATGACTTTCTCATTTTAACTATAAATCAAAGATCTTTTATTAATTGTGGTAAAATAGCTTTACTTACTCAGGGATGATGAATTTGGCGGAAATGTTTATATAACCATAATTAGATCCACCGAGGCCGTAGATCTTTGCCGGTGGGGCTAGGAGAGCAGAACCCTCTTTCCCCCTAGCGAGCGAAGGCGAATAATAGGTATTAAATACCTCTGGATCGGAAATTATATCTCCTACTAACCTCGTTCCACCACTGTTACACTAAATGAGAAATCATGGCGAAGAAAGAAATGCGAAATCGTCGTCAAAATTTAGCCAAGTGATTGTTAGGGTCCTGTGGGAATAGGGGCTGAAAGCGTGCTAAGTACGAATAAAATCGAGTGTAAAAACGATATTTTTCGGGAAGTgaaagatgaaatgaaatattttcgtgaaaactTTCGCTGGTACTCGTCAtgtcaaataaaaacttttgggctatgtcgccgcgtcaatttttgggtggccccaacgtttcccgaccgatgttggtcgctttctcaagggaatctgttgAGAAAGGGACCAGCATCGgtggggaaacgttggggccacccaaaaattgacgcggcgacatggcccaaaacttttatttaacaAGAAATTATAAGTTTTAGCCTTCCATTTTCTTATTAATACTGTTGGCGTTTGAGATGTGAAtgcggcgaagaatggagaaaatgaaGTGGACGgaaggaggaagaacgacgaagttggacatggtgggtgaggagaggcagcttctagatgagatacggaggagacagtacatatagcgagtacttagcggggaaggggatgttaaaaaccgtgCAAGAGATAATAatacgagggaggagaaggaataGAATGGCAAAAATGGTAGAATGCctgattgtgaattgaagagagaagtccaagTTGGGAGGGAAGATAGGATGGAGTAATCTGCAAAACGCTCCATGTAAACTAAACTTAATGGACAGAATACTTCAACAATTCTTTCATCAAAAGctaaaattgaaatatctttaataattgtggaaaaatatcACTCATGGAAGACGAATTTGCCGAAAGTGTTCATAAAACCAAAAATACGTCCACACTTAGTCACTTTGTAGTCGACGTTAATAAAAATTAGTTCCCGAGAGACGAGTTTCGTTACTTGCTAGGATCCAAATTATTGCCCTACGAAGGGAGAGGGCAGCTACTCTAAGgagaagagaattgcattatcGAGAGTAGCTCGCTAATGGAGCGCTGCTTTTCGTAATGTAGGGCATTCTATAATATCATATAATGCCATGAAATGTGGGCGTTGAGACTTCGGAAATCATATTACGAAATACTAAACCCTGTCCCCTTCAGTGACTTCCAGTCTCAGGCAAAAGGTCTAACCCTCTTACGAAAAGCCATCAGAAcactgaaaaaatgaaagaccTTCAGCAAATTTAAAG from Ischnura elegans chromosome 7, ioIscEleg1.1, whole genome shotgun sequence encodes the following:
- the LOC124162990 gene encoding uncharacterized protein LOC124162990; the encoded protein is MSPKPLVGSSEAFPAPSSVADRIGLPGPVVSSGGTRPQRSPASGGATGGRYLRRMPTCGMLVTLLILMKAGVTLASVTTERTNQLPGHPTKSPHHHHHHLGHGRHGPEPHPGAGHAAAPTHNRHRLRHSGGNDVPCSKCPPGWGVIARCHPRGRGDNADAQWDTACAPCPKGFHSPHNSPTAECWPCSRCGPGLFESHPCTAKSDTVCDSCLTGRPRPLGADFDRKCLFGRSSGYFRWLSEDDDGGGEEDGDGMTSKRVQRMTSATAAAFRLSGQMRPRGEGDDISPPINRSYVVLFCEDLHA